One genomic window of Lytechinus variegatus isolate NC3 chromosome 1, Lvar_3.0, whole genome shotgun sequence includes the following:
- the LOC121426361 gene encoding protein arginine N-methyltransferase 2-like isoform X2, protein MEMGDRSDGNSTSFTTCNGNENQSRDCGHLNDGDEEDYELEIVTAVADFCAIDDSQLSFETGQVLSVLRKTNVDWWWARKGNTTGYIPTNHIAMESTDPASKPDWQDDEYFGSYSTLKLQQEMLSDQARNEAYQVAIERNKEAMKGKVVLDVGCGTGFLSMLCVKHGGAKRVHSIEASEMADTAEKLIQHNNLSDEITLYHGKVEGTTLPEKVDLIISEWMGTLLIFEFMIESVLIARDQWLKADGKMWPSQAHLFLAPTSAPKHKDRIHFWDSVCGLDYSILRTAAMSEYFCKPLINEALNASDLLAEGDVVYSCDLNMVTIEDLEMIKQDFSFTISKAGTLHGFASWFSVDFEPLEKSSAKCVVLDTSPHVPLTHWKQAALVLDDWYDVETGDSVQGTMRMERSFMWRRHFRVRLSGTITFKNSSNVKKTFNKTFKVWR, encoded by the exons ATGGAAATGGGGGATAGATCGGATGGAAATTCAACatcatttacaacttgcaatggaaatgaaaatcaaaGTAGAGATTGCGGTCACTTAAATGATGGGGATGAAGAGGATTATGAGCTAGAAATCGTAACCGCTGTCGCAGATTTCTGTGCAATAGACGATAGCCAG TTGAGCTTTGAAACTGGGCAAGTACTATCAGTGCTGCGTAAAACCAATGTTGACTGGTGGTGGGCACGCAAGGGTAATACCACAGGTTACATTCCAACCAATCACATCGCTATGGAATCCACGGATCCTGCATCAAAACCTGACTGGCAAGATGATGAATACTTTGGGAGTTACAGTACTTTG AAATTGCAACAGGAAATGCTAAGTGACCAAGCCAGGAATGAAGCTTATCAAGTTGCCATTGAAAGGAACAAGGAAGCAATGAAAGGGAAG GTTGTTTTGGATGTCGGCTGTGGGACAGGGTTTCTTAGCATGCTGTGTGTTAAGCATGGAGGGGCCAAGAGG GTTCATTCAATTGAAGCCAGTGAGATGGCAGATACTGCGGAGAAGCTGATTCAACACAACAACCTGTCTGATGAGATCACTCTATATCATGGGAAGGTAGAGGGTACAACCTTACCTGAGAAAGTAGACCTCATCATTTCAGAGTGGATGGGAACCCTTCTTATT TTTGAGTTCATGATCGAGTCTGTCCTTATTGCCCGAGACCAATGGTTGAAGGCGGATGGTAAGATGTGGCCTTCCCAAGCCCATCTCTTCCTGGCTCCAACCTCTGCACCCAAACATAAGGATCGTATCCATTTTTGGGACTCTGTTTGTGGTCTGGACTATTCTATCTTGAG AACAGCTGCCATGTCAGAATACTTCTGCAAGCCTCTTATCAATGAAGCACTCAATGCAAGTGATCTGTTAGCTGAAGGAGACGTTGTGTATTCATGTGATCTCAACATGGTTACTATAGAAGATCTTGAG ATGATCAAACAGGATTTTTCATTTACCATCAGCAAAGCAGGAACTCTACATGGCTTTGCCTCCTGGTTCAGTGTGGACTTTGAACCCCTTGAGAAGAGCAGTGCAAAATGTGTGGTGCTGGATACCAGTCCACATGTACC ACTGACCCACTGGAAACAAGCAGCCTTAGTTCTAGATGACTGGTATGATGTAGAGACTGGGGATTCTGTCCAGGGCACTATGAGGATGGAAAGAAGCTTTATGTGGAGGAGACATTTTAGGGTCAGGTTATCAGGGACCATCACTTTCAAAAATTCAAGCAACGTGAAGAAG ACTTTCAATAAGACGTTCAAGGTATGGAGATGA
- the LOC121426361 gene encoding protein arginine N-methyltransferase 2-like isoform X1, whose translation MEMGDRSDGNSTSFTTCNGNENQSRDCGHLNDGDEEDYELEIVTAVADFCAIDDSQLSFETGQVLSVLRKTNVDWWWARKGNTTGYIPTNHIAMESTDPASKPDWQDDEYFGSYSTLKLQQEMLSDQARNEAYQVAIERNKEAMKGKVVLDVGCGTGFLSMLCVKHGGAKRVHSIEASEMADTAEKLIQHNNLSDEITLYHGKVEGTTLPEKVDLIISEWMGTLLIFEFMIESVLIARDQWLKADGKMWPSQAHLFLAPTSAPKHKDRIHFWDSVCGLDYSILRTAAMSEYFCKPLINEALNASDLLAEGDVVYSCDLNMVTIEDLEMIKQDFSFTISKAGTLHGFASWFSVDFEPLEKSSAKCVVLDTSPHVPLTHWKQAALVLDDWYDVETGDSVQGTMRMERSFMWRRHFRVRLSGTITFKNSSNVKKTFNKTFKVVHR comes from the exons ATGGAAATGGGGGATAGATCGGATGGAAATTCAACatcatttacaacttgcaatggaaatgaaaatcaaaGTAGAGATTGCGGTCACTTAAATGATGGGGATGAAGAGGATTATGAGCTAGAAATCGTAACCGCTGTCGCAGATTTCTGTGCAATAGACGATAGCCAG TTGAGCTTTGAAACTGGGCAAGTACTATCAGTGCTGCGTAAAACCAATGTTGACTGGTGGTGGGCACGCAAGGGTAATACCACAGGTTACATTCCAACCAATCACATCGCTATGGAATCCACGGATCCTGCATCAAAACCTGACTGGCAAGATGATGAATACTTTGGGAGTTACAGTACTTTG AAATTGCAACAGGAAATGCTAAGTGACCAAGCCAGGAATGAAGCTTATCAAGTTGCCATTGAAAGGAACAAGGAAGCAATGAAAGGGAAG GTTGTTTTGGATGTCGGCTGTGGGACAGGGTTTCTTAGCATGCTGTGTGTTAAGCATGGAGGGGCCAAGAGG GTTCATTCAATTGAAGCCAGTGAGATGGCAGATACTGCGGAGAAGCTGATTCAACACAACAACCTGTCTGATGAGATCACTCTATATCATGGGAAGGTAGAGGGTACAACCTTACCTGAGAAAGTAGACCTCATCATTTCAGAGTGGATGGGAACCCTTCTTATT TTTGAGTTCATGATCGAGTCTGTCCTTATTGCCCGAGACCAATGGTTGAAGGCGGATGGTAAGATGTGGCCTTCCCAAGCCCATCTCTTCCTGGCTCCAACCTCTGCACCCAAACATAAGGATCGTATCCATTTTTGGGACTCTGTTTGTGGTCTGGACTATTCTATCTTGAG AACAGCTGCCATGTCAGAATACTTCTGCAAGCCTCTTATCAATGAAGCACTCAATGCAAGTGATCTGTTAGCTGAAGGAGACGTTGTGTATTCATGTGATCTCAACATGGTTACTATAGAAGATCTTGAG ATGATCAAACAGGATTTTTCATTTACCATCAGCAAAGCAGGAACTCTACATGGCTTTGCCTCCTGGTTCAGTGTGGACTTTGAACCCCTTGAGAAGAGCAGTGCAAAATGTGTGGTGCTGGATACCAGTCCACATGTACC ACTGACCCACTGGAAACAAGCAGCCTTAGTTCTAGATGACTGGTATGATGTAGAGACTGGGGATTCTGTCCAGGGCACTATGAGGATGGAAAGAAGCTTTATGTGGAGGAGACATTTTAGGGTCAGGTTATCAGGGACCATCACTTTCAAAAATTCAAGCAACGTGAAGAAG ACTTTCAATAAGACGTTCAAG
- the LOC121426376 gene encoding probable G-protein coupled receptor 21 yields the protein MTSTFRFCTMCGDDDNGDVGGIPTFGSNGQTEDDPMNPLVVSIIEALFVLLIAVLAVFGNVMNIVVIGGSKSLKNCQGYFLLSLAIADLGMGIVAMISIAPATLHRWPYGDFMCQFSSYVTEVCTRVSLIMIIGLSIERYIAVIHPFQYNRIVTKNRVLFTIIITWLLCLAFFLVLFSEVGLGYEFDLDKLACSAAYEDAMEYYIAALAILLVPSFAVITFTSISVHIRVLQSSKRRQILFGRSTSASPKNGERFPMHFRRNIKAFKMLVIIAGVYYITWLPYTIIASLVLTTVCHKTLPSLVEFLAFWLTVSNSGFNVFVYFAMNRKFRNKAKDIFQRLRATFLLCCCRHFYEVFEVIRRNREYPNSSFQGSMDRRFYLGIRNSKGEVVPTTLRIKSGSFSDATMNAIGVIPTDQHIFSLRSLKKMRSEPMRKKSVAMPTMSLKMEMRREGGQPKFFATEVEET from the coding sequence ATGACATCCACCTTCCGATTTTGCACCATGTGTGGAGACGATGACAACGGCGACGTCGGAGGAATTCCAACGTTTGGTAGTAATGGTCAAACGGAAGATGACCCAATGAACCCCTTGGTCGTGTCCATCATCGAAGCACTCTTCGTACTCTTAATCGCTGTACTCGCAGTCTTCGGTAATGTCATGAACATCGTGGTAATCGGTGGATCAAAATCACTCAAGAACTGTCAGGGATATTTTCTTCTGTCACTCGCTATTGCCGATTTGGGGATGGGAATCGTTGCTATGATAAGCATAGCTCCAGCCACCTTGCACCGATGGCCCTATGGTGACTTCATGTGTCAATTTTCCTCCTATGTAACAGAGGTTTGTACCAGGGTATCGCTCATAATGATCATTGGCCTTAGTATTGAACGGTACATTGCTGTGATCCATCCTTTTCAGTACAACCGCATCGTCACCAAAAACCGAGTTCTCTTTACCATCATAATCACCTGGCTCTTATGCTTAGCATTTTTCCTTGTCCTCTTTTCGGAGGTTGGACTGGGATACGAATTCGATCTGGACAAACTTGCCTGTTCCGCAGCATATGAAGACGCAATGGAATACTACATCGCCGCTTTGGCGATTCTCCTAGTACCAAGTTTCGCGGTGATTACTTTCACTTCTATAAGTGTCCATATTCGAGTTCTTCAAAGTTCCAAAAGGCGTCAAATACTCTTCGGAAGGTCGACTTCTGCAAGCCCGAAGAATGGTGAACGATTCCCCATGCATTTTCGAAGGAACATAAAAGCTTTTAAAATGCTTGTGATAATCGCAGGAGTATATTATATCACATGGTTACCCTACACAATCATAGCAAGTCTCGTCCTTACCACAGTATGCCACAAAACTCTACCAAGCCTGGTTGAATTCCTCGCCTTTTGGCTCACAGTTTCAAATAGCGGTTTTAATGTATTTGTGTACTTTGCCATGAACAGAAAGTTCCGCAACAAGGCCAAAGATATCTTTCAAAGGCTACGAGCTACATTCCTTTTATGTTGCTGTAGACACTTCTACGAAGTTTTCGAGGTGATTCGGAGGAATAGGGAGTATCCAAACTCGTCTTTTCAAGGTTCGATGGACCGAAGGTTTTACTTAGGCATCAGGAACTCCAAAGGTGAAGTGGTGCCAACCACACTTCGCATCAAGTCGGGTAGTTTCAGTGATGCCACAATGAACGCTATAGGTGTGATCCCAACAGATCAGCACATCTTCAGTTTAAGATCACTGAAGAAGATGAGAAGTGAACCGATGAGAAAAAAATCCGTCGCCATGCCGACAATGTCCCTGAAAATGGAAATGCGGAGAGAAGGAGGTCAACCAAAATTCTTCGCTACCGAAGTAGAAGAGACTTAA